From the Leishmania donovani BPK282A1 complete genome, chromosome 30 genome, one window contains:
- a CDS encoding S-adenosylmethionine decarboxylase, translated as MNVCSNTTKDPLTLMAMWGSMKGYNPEQGFSFEGPEKRLEVILRCTLETHVDGLRSLDDSVWSGVVGSLNAQIVSRESNECINSYVLTESSLFVMKNRIILITCGTTTLLNSIPNILEAISAVRGELEWVSFMHKNYSFPWMQKGPHTSLADEFATLKQHFPTGKPYIFGPVDSDHYFLFCYDDIIRPCSSEDDTQLSMTMYGLDKEQTKHWFSDRFISTSAETAAIRAATHLDRVVDGTWTLHDLQFEPCGYSINAIRDEEYQTMHITPEDHCSFASYETNSRAANYSDRMKKVLGVFRPQRFTVIVFLDPESPVGKAYNEGKGIGVEPEYYPEYNLLHRTTNEFAPGYVAMKINYVRTAAVEETDTAVGGAEPGAEGGPD; from the coding sequence ATGAACGTCTGCTCGAACACCACAAAGGACCCCCTCACGCTCATGGCGATGTGGGGCTCCATGAAAGGGTACAACCCGGAGCAAGGGTTCAGCTTCGAAGGTCCGGAGAAGCGCCTCGAGGTGATTTTGCGCTGTACACTGGAGACGCACGTGGATGGGCTGCGCAGCCTCGACGACTCCGTGTGGTCCGGTGTGGTTGGCTCGCTCAACGCGCAGATCGTGTCGAGGGAGTCGAACGAGTGCATAAACAGCTACGTTCTGACCGAGAGCTCTCTCTTTGTGATGAAAAACCGCATCATTCTTATCACATGCGGCACCACCACATTGCTTAACAGCATCCCCAACATCCTCGAGGCAATCAGCGCGGTGCGTGGGGAGCTGGAGTGGGTGTCCTTCATGCACAAAAACTACTCCTTTCCGTGGATGCAGAAAGGGCCGCACACGTCCCTGGCGGACGAGTTTGCGACACTGAAGCAGCACTTCCCTACTGGCAAGCCTTACATCTTCGGCCCTGTGGACAGCGACCATTACTTTCTCTTCTGTTACGATGACATCATCCGCCCCTGCAGCTCTGAGGATGACACACAGCTCAGTATGACCATGTACGGGCTGGACAAGGAGCAGACCAAGCACTGGTTCAGCGACCGCTTCATCTCCACCAGcgcggagacggcggcgatcCGCGCTGCGACGCACCTGGATCGCGTTGTGGACGGCACGTGGACGCTACACGACCTCCAGTTCGAGCCCTGCGGCTACAGCATTAACGCCATCCGTGACGAGGAGTATCAGACGATGCACATTACCCCAGAGGATCACTGCTCCTTTGCCTCTTACGAAACGAACAGCCGAGCGGCGAACTACTCGGACCGGATGAAGAAGGTGCTCGGCGTATTCCGGCCGCAGCGGTTCACCGTCATTGTTTTCCTCGACCCCGAGAGCCCTGTTGGCAAGGCGTACAACGAAGGCAAGGGGATCGGAGTGGAACCGGAGTACTACCCGGAGTACAATCTCCTCCACCGCACCACGAACGAGTTCGCGCCGGGCTACGTGGCTATGAAGATCAACTACGTCAGGACGGCTGCGGTGGAAGAGACAGATACGGCAGTCGGAGGCGCGGAACCGGGCGCCGAGGGTGGGCCCGACTAG